From a region of the Thermus caldilimi genome:
- a CDS encoding MFS transporter, producing MRTLPRLLQSLRNPLFARLYAAQTTSLLGDAFTWVALALLAFEVGGTKSASILAGALTLRVTAFVLLSPWAGILADRVDRRKLMAGADLGRMGVVGLMPWVGEVWQIYTLMFLLNALTAFFTPAYQAALPQVMKQKDYAQAIALSGATYEVLGVLGPGIAGALAGLLGARNLFLLNGITFMFSALLILTLPVSLRVERENTPTSPLGDIREGTLWLWRDGPLRYALLLELSAAVSGALVLVGTVGLIRGKLGLDALEYGWTMAGFGIGATLAALSMGAWENRIPRTTFVFLGAMVSSLAVLPADWASLNLLLFLWILAGAGQNWVNLPTQALIADRTPEVLQGRVYGAHFAWSHLWWVLAYPVAGWLETHFPGGAFLYGGLVAFGFLLGVELLFKSWKRPR from the coding sequence ATGAGAACCCTTCCCCGCCTTCTCCAGAGCCTGCGTAACCCCCTCTTTGCCCGCCTGTACGCCGCCCAGACCACCAGCCTTCTAGGCGATGCCTTCACCTGGGTCGCCCTAGCTCTTCTGGCCTTTGAGGTGGGTGGGACAAAGTCAGCAAGTATCCTGGCCGGAGCCCTGACCCTGCGGGTCACGGCCTTTGTCCTTCTCTCCCCGTGGGCTGGGATCCTGGCCGACCGGGTGGACCGGAGGAAGCTGATGGCAGGTGCGGACCTAGGCCGAATGGGGGTGGTAGGGCTTATGCCCTGGGTAGGCGAGGTATGGCAGATCTACACCCTGATGTTCCTCCTCAACGCCCTCACCGCCTTCTTCACCCCCGCCTACCAGGCAGCGCTGCCCCAGGTGATGAAACAGAAAGACTATGCCCAGGCCATTGCCCTATCCGGAGCCACTTACGAGGTTCTGGGAGTGCTGGGCCCCGGGATAGCCGGGGCCCTGGCGGGCCTCCTTGGAGCGCGGAACCTTTTCCTGCTAAACGGGATAACCTTTATGTTCTCCGCCCTGCTCATCCTTACCCTGCCGGTAAGTCTCCGGGTGGAACGGGAAAACACTCCCACCAGCCCCCTGGGCGATATTCGGGAGGGAACCCTCTGGTTGTGGCGGGACGGCCCCCTGCGCTACGCCCTGCTCCTAGAGCTTTCGGCCGCGGTGTCCGGGGCCCTGGTATTGGTGGGCACCGTGGGTTTGATCCGGGGAAAGTTAGGGCTAGACGCGTTGGAATACGGCTGGACTATGGCTGGCTTTGGCATTGGGGCCACCTTGGCTGCTTTGTCCATGGGCGCTTGGGAAAACCGCATCCCCCGTACCACCTTTGTCTTCTTAGGTGCTATGGTTTCCAGCCTGGCGGTCCTGCCCGCTGACTGGGCCTCCCTGAACCTGCTCCTTTTCCTCTGGATTCTGGCTGGTGCAGGCCAAAACTGGGTTAACCTGCCCACACAAGCCCTGATCGCTGACCGTACCCCTGAGGTCCTCCAGGGGCGGGTTTACGGAGCCCACTTTGCCTGGAGCCACCTCTGGTGGGTTCTGGCCTATCCCGTTGCAGGATGGTTGGAAACCCACTTCCCTGGTGGAGCCTTCCTCTACGGTGGTCTCGTGGCCTTTGGCTTTCTTTTAGGGGTGGAGCTTCTCTTTAAATCTTGGAAAAGGCCAAGGTGA
- a CDS encoding ArsR/SmtB family transcription factor, with translation MERHEAPRESRLPAEDLEHVLRIFSALAEATRLRIALGLLEGEESVGRLAQRLRLPQSTTSRHLAVLRGAGVVAARRQGTQVFYRLKSHVADLLIQAFAHAEHQRLGLPDHGAKP, from the coding sequence ATGGAGCGCCACGAAGCCCCACGGGAAAGCCGGCTCCCGGCGGAAGACCTCGAGCACGTCCTGAGGATCTTCTCCGCCCTGGCGGAGGCCACCCGCCTGCGCATCGCTTTAGGTCTTCTGGAAGGCGAGGAAAGCGTGGGCCGCTTGGCCCAGCGCTTACGGCTTCCCCAAAGCACCACCTCGAGGCACCTGGCGGTTTTGCGGGGAGCGGGGGTGGTGGCCGCCCGCCGGCAGGGCACCCAGGTGTTTTACCGCCTCAAAAGCCATGTTGCGGACCTCCTCATCCAAGCCTTCGCCCACGCCGAGCACCAGCGCCTGGGCCTCCCGGACCACGGAGCCAAGCCATGA